The sequence GGCGATGGCGTTATCCTTGCGCAGCAAGGCCACCGGGGCGCGGGCTATCTGAAAACCCTGACGTTCGATAATCAGCGGAAACTCAATAACAGTTTCCGGAAATCCATTGACAAATTCACTTCCGAAATACTTTTTGTAGACTTCAGTAACAGGGATGCCATCAAGCTCATAGAGGACATTGTCCTCGACCCTGGTTACCTGCATAGCATGGCCTATGGGTTTCCAGTTCATAAAAAAGTGGATATCCATACCCAACTTTTCACCTGACAACACTGCCCCTACGACCCCTTCTGTGGCGATCAGACGCCCATGGATCACAAAGGTATTCCTGAAAACCTTGTTATCTGCGGCATTACCACCAACCAGGCAAATATCTTCAGCCTCGCAATGAAAACCTCTGATGAACAGCTCCGGGTTGGCATGCAATGAGTTGCCGTACATAAACGCCATTTGCCGTTTATCCTTTTGCAGGCCTCTCGCCAGTTGCTGCCCCGCATCAAAACTCAGGGTGGCAGAGTAGAAGGTGTCAACACTGAGCTTTTCAGTCTGCAGAAATGTCAGAACAATAGCGCCAGAGCAGCATCGACCATGAATAATCTCACCGGCCGTAGAACAGCCGATAACCTTAAAATCCGGTAACAACTCGACCACCAGATCAAGCAAATCAAATAATGCCTGATTGGCTTCATGGCCTACATAGATCTGTACCAGACCACTCTTGTCGAACAGGGCATGCTGTTGTAAAAAGTTTACCAGAGGCGTTTCGCCCGTATATTCCGTAGCAAGCACCTGCATATTAACGTCTCTGTTGATTGATCCAGAACTGCCCGGTCAGCTCATCCAGTTTTCGGGTAATTTGCATCAGCTCAATACTGGTTTTTTCACTGTCTTCGACGCCGCTCAGGTTCTCCTGAGACATCTCCCTGATCACTGTAACACTGCGGTTAATTTCCTCAGCCACTTCACTTTGCTGTGTCACCGCTTCGGTGATCTGAGCACTCATGTCACTGATCTGGCTGATCGATATCAGCATTCTTTCCAGCGCATCGGCGGTAAGGCGGCTTTGCTGTGCACCACTTAGCGCCATTTTTTGTCCGGCTGCCATGCCATCGACGGCGCTTTTCACACCTTGCTGTAATCTGTCGATCACGTTTCGGATCTCCCCGGTAGAGTGTTGTGTGCGATTGGCAAGAGAGCGCACCTCATCGGCCACCACTGAAAAGCCCCGTCCTGACTCTCCGGCTCGGGCCGCCTCAATAGCAGCGTTGAGTGCCAGCAGGTTAGTTTGCTCGGCGATACCAATAATCACATCCAGAATACTGGCGATGTCCTCACTGCTGGCGGCCACTTCAGAAATAACATCAGATACCTCGGACAACTGAGTCTTCAGGGCCTCAATTGATTGCGCATTTTGCTCAACTACCTGCTGACTGCGACTGGCTTCGTCCAGGCTCTTTGCCGCAGAGGCGGCACTTTCAGCCGAATTGGTGGCTACGGATTCAATACTGGCCGACATTTGCTCAATGGCGGTGGCGACCTGCTCAGTTTCTTCAAACTGCCTGAGCGTGCCTTGTTTAGACTGGCTGACCGCCGAACTTAAGGTGCTGGCACCGCTGCTGAGTACACCGGACATGTTATCAATACGACCAATCAGGGCTGCCGCTTCTGACTCCAGCGCCTTAAAAGCCAGTAAAATCTGACCGGCCTCATCGCGCCGGCCGGTATAGACATAGCGGGCAAGATCATCAGATATAATGTTTTTCGCCCGCTCCACACATCCTTTCAGGGGCCGGTAAAAGTACAGTACTCCGGCCACGGCCAATACACCGGCCAGAGCCAATTTGAACAAGATGATCGCCAACGGTGCCTGTAGCAACAATGCTGCAACAGGTAACAGTAAAGGTAAACTGATGGCTAAAGCGAACCTGACTGGCAGGCTCAGCGCGTTCATACTCTCTTTTAGTCTTTTACCGGCAAAGATCTTTTTATAGAGCCCCTCAGCCCTGTGCACAAAATCAGGTGAGGCCTTGCGGCGCACCGACTGATACTCGGCAACGCTGCCATCCTTGCTGATTGGAGACGCAAAGGCATCTACCCAGTAGTGATTCCCATTTTTACAACGGTTTTTGACGATCCCCATCCATGATGAGCCATTTTTAAGGGTATTCCAGAATATTCTGAATACATCTGGCGGCATATCAGGGTGACGAACAATATGATGGTTTTGACCAAGCAACTCCTGCTCATCAAAGCCACTGATACGGATAAAATCATCGTTTACGTAGGTAATTTTTCCATCGGGTTGAGTCGTGGAAAGAATATTGGCGTGCTCCGGAAAAGGCTCTTCTATCTGAGTAACTGGTCCATTGTTTTTCATAGTGCCTCATTATTTTTTTAAATTTATTGAGAGACGAGCGAATTTTAATTCAATATCAAAGGAAAAAACCGAATAAATATTTATTAACCACATATAGCATAGGGTTATTAGCTAGGGATTTACCTCTTTGAATAAATTTTGCACTTCCTTGATCCAGATCAATCAACGATCATTTTATGATCGAATGTAAACTGGCGTTTTCTGGTTTTTAAGACCTCTTTTCTTAAATCCCAGTGAACAATAATGTCCGCACCCTCTTCACTTTGATAAGCTGTTTTTATTGCCAAGCCATCAACAGATTAAATAAATGAAACCAGCCGATATCTATCAGTTGATTGATGCCGAGCACGAGGGCCGTGCCTGCAAGGATCTCGACGATAAAGCCTGTGATCAGGTACCAGGTAATTTTCTGGTCATTACCGCCTGTTTAGTGCTGACCAAACTCGGCGATCTGCTGGCCTCCCCAAAAATTGTGCTGACCTGGTTATTGGGCAGCATAGGCGCGCCGGCCGCGATAATATCTATGCTGGTGCCGATTCGGGAGTCCGGCTCATTGATCCCGCAACTGGCCATCGGTGCCTGGGTGCGCCGACATCCTAAACGCAAGGCATTCTGGCTTATCGGCAGCCTGATTCAGGGTGTGGCAGTAACCTGCATGGCGCTGGCAATCTGGGTACTTGCCCCTGTGCAGGCCGGTATTGCGGTACTGCTATTACTGGTGATATTCAGTCTGGCCAGGGGCATGTGCTCGGTCACCATCAAGGACATTCAGGGTAAGACTATTCCTAAACAGCGCCGTGGTCGTCTTTCAGGGATCGCCACTACGGTATCAGGTTTAATTACGGTGGTGATCAGCCTGGCTTTCTTTGCCGGCAGTGAAGATCCCACTGTCACCTTTTACAACCTGCTGCTGATATTGGCGGGCCTGCTTTGGATCTTCGCCACGGTGATCTTTATGTTAGTGGAGGAACAGCCAGGAGAGACATCCGGAGGAAAAAACGCCATCAAAGAAGGATGGAAAAACCTGTCACTGATGAAGACGGATACAGATTTTCGCCACTTTGTAATATCCCGGGCTCTGCTGATGGGCTCAGCCCTGGCCTCACCCTTTATTTTGTTACTGGCACAGCAAAAAGCCAGCAGCCCGGGGCTGTTTGCCTCCTTTTTACTCGCTTCCAGCCTCGGTGCCAGCCTTTCAGCCAGTATCTGGGGCTTTATGGCCGATACCTCCAGCCGCCAGGTCATGTTCCGTGGCGGTCTGATCGCAGCGCTGTGTTGCCTTGGGCTGTTTGCCGTGGAGATATTGATTCAAGACCCGAACCTGTATCTGTATGCGGTATTTTATTTTGTTCTGAGCGTGGCCCACTCGGGAGTAAGAATTGGCCGGCAGACCTATCTGGTAGATATGGCAGGCGGAGTAAAGCGCACCGACTATGTATCGGTGAGCAACAGTTTAATCGGTGTACTATTGCTGCTGTTTGGTGCACTGACGTCTCTGATCGCCAGCTATTCACTGCCAGCGGTGGTACTGATACTGGGCATATCCGGGCTGTTGGGTGCAATCAGCACCTGGAATATGAAAGAAGTGGAGCGCTAACGCCCGTTCGTAATCAGTTTGATTCCTGACCTGGCGGCAGTTTCAGGTCAGAAATGGGTTAGCTATCCAGATTCTCCTGTACCTTGAGCTTTGCCTGAATAAACTGACTGTGGGGTAAATACAACAGATCGGCTATACGGCGAATAATATGCTCTTCATGGGGATCGAGATGATCATCGGCATAGGCCAGTTGCCAGAGGTTTTCCAGGATCAGATTTTTCTGCTGTGCGTCACAGCGCTCATTCACCAAACGGGTAAAGCTGACCAAATCCGCCGCATGTTTGGCTTCATCACCTGAGCTGTGTATCAGTTCCCGGGCCTGCTGCTCTGATATCTGAAACTGACTGACCAACATGGATTGCATTAAATCCTGCTCCTGCTTATCCAGTTCGTTGTCCGCCCTGATCACTTCACAGTAAAGCACGGCGGTGGCCAGATCCAATTCTAAGGCGTTGTCATTCTCTGGTTGCTGTTTGAGATTATCCTGCAGCCAGCTCTTTAACTTAGTGATCATAAATATTCTTCAGTACGTCTTCTATGGTAGCCAGTTGCATAAACTGGGGGCGGGCCAGAAAGTAGCCCTGCATATAACGAAGTCCCTGATCCTTGAGATAATCAAACTCCTCCCGGGTCTCAACTCCTTCGCCAAGCACAGTTATCTCCAGCAGTTCCGAGGTTAACAATATTCCTTTGAGAATAGCCTGCTTGGCTTTGTCATTGTGAATATTGCGAATCAGTTGCATATCGAGTTTGATAATATCCGGCTGAAACTGGGCCAGCAGGTTCAGACCGGCAAAGCCTTCCCCAAAGTCATCAATCGCAGTAAGAAAGCCCTTATTCTGATAGGTTCTGAAAATATCGACGATCTTTTCGCTGTCCACCCGCTCATGTTCAGTGACTTCGAAGATAATCTTTTCACGGGGAAAGTTATACTTTTTCGCTGCTTTGAGAGTAAATTGCAGGCAGGCTTCCGGTTCATAAACCGCGTTGGGCAGAAAATTGATACTCAGGCGTTGCTGGCACCCTAACTCACTGGCTATTCTGATTGCAGTCGTGCGACAGGTTTGATCAAAGCTGTACCTGTTGTTTTCGTTAACTCTGGATAGAATTTCCCAGGCGCCTTCACCATTTTCGCCACGGACCAGTGCTTCATGGGCAAAAATTGTTTCATTTTCCACGTCTACAATGGGCTGAAAGGCCATGGCGATGGAAAACTCGAGCGGCGCATCACAATCACAACTGTCACAAGGTCGCATAAACAATTCCTGTTTCTGACATATTCTCAGAATCTAGAATATCAGAGAATTTGTGCCAATTGCGAATGCAGTCCGGTGGCGGCTTTGATCGCAGAGGGTATTGACCCACCAAAGCTCCAGTCTCCGGCAGCAGCCAGTTTTAATGCAGGATCGGACAGCATACCGGGCAGCGTCCCCTGATGTGATAAACGTGCATAACGCCAATAATGCTGATAACTGTGTTGTGGCTTTAAGTTCACTTGCCCAAAAACTGCGGCCATCTGCGCGCAGGCGGATTCAGACCAGGAATTATCATCACTGTTTTGATGCTCAGTTGACGCAGCGTGACTGAAATGCGCAACCCAGGTTTGCCCTGACTGTTGTTGCCGGCCTGGTTTAGCACTGTCACAAACCAGCAACTGCAGTGGTGAGTTATGCAAGTACACCAGCTCCGTATCATGACTGACAGGCTGCGCAAATTGCATTGCCACAGCCCGACAGGCCAGCCAGTGCGACTCTGCCTGAGGCGGCAAACCGGCGTAATGCTCAGCCAGCAAAAGCTGGGCCTGTGGCCAGGGTGCGGTAACTATCACCCAGTCAAAAGTACCATATTGGCCCTGCTGCTGATCCCAGAGCAACCAGCCTGCTGTTGTCTGCTGCAAATGGGAAATTCTGGCCGATGTGATTAACTTACTGCCCTGCAGCCAATATCGGCAGGCGGCATTCATCCCCGGAGTGAAGACATAGAAGCTGTCATCTGTGGATTGCACCTGAACATTCGGTGTTGTGCTGTGCGGCTGATAACAATCAGCAGCTGTTACATGCCAGCGCCTTGCGACACCGGCAATATCCAGCTCATCAAGCAAATTGATTGTCTGCTCGTCCTGGGTTCTGATTAAGGGCGCGCCCATATCAAACTGTCCCAATGGGTACGTTTAGTAGTGCAGCGCCCGCCCCGGCCACGGGATTTTTCCAGTACCGTGACGGTGTGGCCGTCCTGGCTCAACTTATGCGCCAGCAGACTACCGGTCACTCCGGCACCGATTACAGCGATTTTTGCCATAGAAATTGGATTCAGATAAAAGGATTGGTTACGCCCGTATTGAACAGAAGATCAAAGTTGATTGTTCAACAGATACGCCAACCGGGCGGCAGCCAGAGTCAGTTGCTCCAGAGCCTGCTTCTGATCCTGCTGATATTGTGACTCTGAGATGGTTTTCGGCTTACGGGCATAGATGCGCCGGGTAATAGCGTGTGATTCATAAAGCCATTGGGATACCGCTGCCACCTGTTGCCGTTTGATCTGAGGCTGAGTAAGCCGGGAGCTTAGATGTCTGGCCAGTTGGCGGGCATTACCGGTGTTTTTGAGCACATACACATCCCAGTAATAATGCAGACTGAAGTCTTCCTTGCCCACTCTGAGTGAATAATCATTACCACCGCGATCATAGCCATAGCCTACATGCAGTGGCTGATGCAAGTCGGCCACAATATGCACGATAAACGCCAGTGCCTCGACGCGCTGTTGCCGGTCGGAACCTTTTAATTGTGCCTGCATCTGTTCTAATGCGCTGACCGCGCAGTTATCAGGACAATCTCTGGAGCGCTCAAAGGTGCTGGCAGACAGGGATAAGTTAACGTAATGCCAGGGTCCCGTATGACTGAATTCAGGCTGCTTGGTATCTCTGACCAAATCGGGCCAGACCGCTGCATCGGCCAGAGAATCAAAGCCTTTTATCGCCAATAAGCTGCCAACCTGCTCTTTAGCTTGTGGCTGCAGCTTTTCATAGGCGGCCAGGGCGACAGCCCTATGGCCTTTCTCGCCCCAGGCACTGACATGGCCGGCCCAGACAATGACGAATAGCTGTATCAGTAAAATGCACTTGTGTAATCCGGGATTCATCAGGCCAGCTCCCCGTTCTGCTGAACCGGAAATAATACAGGCCGGGTCAGGCAGAGCTCAATCCCCACCCATTGCCCCTGTGGATAATTGATCTCTACTGGCGCCGCGCAAAAAAGCTGCTCACCATTTTCCAGTTGCAACTGATAGAGAAAGTCAGCGCCCCTGAACACCCTGTCACAAATCTGTGCCTTGACACCGCTTTGTCCGTTGAAACGGAGCTGGTGTGGACGAATCATCAATTCTGCCAGGGTATCGATCTCTGCCTGCAGCGGATATCCGCAATCCAGTGTTCCCAGTGCCGACTCTACGGTTCGCTCACCGGTCACTCTGGCCGATAAAAAGGTACATTTGCCGATAAAATCCGCCACCACTTTATTATCCGGCAGATGATAAAGCTGATCCGGCGTGCCCCACTGCAACATCCGCCCCTGTGACATCACGCCAAGTTTGTCGGCCATGGCGAAGGCTTCGGCACGATCATGGGTGACCATCAGTGCGGTAATTTTTTCATGTTTGAGTATGGCTCTGACCTGGCTTGCGAGGCTCTCCCGCAGCTCTGAATCGAGACTGGAGAAAGGTTCGTCCAGTAGTAAAATGTCAGGCCTTGGTGCCATAGCCCGGGCCAGCGCCACCCGCTGCTGCTGGCCGCCGGACAGAGCATGGCTGTATCTGTCGGCATAACCGGTCAGTTCCACCAGCTCCAATAGCTCCGTTATCCGCTGCTTGCGCTCAGTGCCTGGCCATTTACCCAGTCCAAAGGCAATATTTTGCTCTACGGTCAGATGGGGAAATAACGCAAAGTCCTGAAACACCATGCCAACCCGGCGTTTCTCAGGAGCCAGACTCTTATTTGGCTTACTGACCATACGCTCATGCAGCAGAATCGCGCCTTCTTTAACCGGTTCAAACCCGGCAATGGCTCTGAGCACCGAGGTTTTACCGCAGCCTGAAGGACCTAACAGGCAGCCTATTTCTCCGGCTTCGAGTTCCAGGTCAAAGGCCTTTACAACCTGTTGTTGCTGGTAGGCTATGGCGATCTTTTGCAGTTCTAACATCAACGGGGGTCCCGGTTCATGGCTCGGGCCAGAATAATAACAGGCAGAATCCCGGCGACAAGTATTGATAACGCAGGCAGCGCGGCGTCACTGAGCCGTTCATCGGAAGCCAGTTCATAAGTACGCACAGCCAGGGTATCGAAATTAAACGGCCTTAAAATCAGGGTTGCCGGCAGTTCTTTTAATACATCCACAAACACCAGCAAGATGGCGCTGAGCAGACTGGCTTTCATCATCGGCAAATGGATCCGTTGCAATGATTTCAATGGCCCGACCCCCAGGCTCAGACCGGCCTGATCCATACTCGGCTTGATCCGCTCCAGTCCCGTTTCAACCTGATGTAAAGACACCGCCAGAAAGCGCACCGCATAAGCTAAAAGCAGTGCAAACACAGTACCGGAAAACAGCAAGCCGGTGCTGACACCAAACCAGGTCTGCATCAGTGCATCCAGACTTTTATCAAACCAGGCCAGCGGTAACATCACGCCCACCGCGATAACCGTACCTGGTATAGCATACCCCATAGAAGCCAGCGTCACCGGCACTTTAACCAGGGCATCAGGGCGTAACCGGCGGCCATAGGCAAACAACAGCGCGAGAATCAGAACCAGACAGGCCGCTGCCAGGGCAAGACCAAAACTGTTCCACATCAGGGTCATAAAGTGTCCGTCGAACTGCCCTGCCCCTGTCATCCAGACCCAGTTAATCAGCATAAACAGCGGGATCAAAAAGCCAGCGGCCAGAACAACCAGACAAAAAAGCAGCAGTAACGCCGATAACAAGGGCGTGGTTGCCAGTCGTTTCTGCGGGTGATGTTTCTGGCCCTGATAGTAATACTTTATTTTGCTGCGCGACCCTCTTTCGAGCAGTAACAGCAACAGCACAAAAGTGGTCAGCAAGGCGGAGAGCTGTGCGGCAGCCTGTGCATTGCCAAGCCCGAACCATGTGCGGAAAATTCCGGTGGTAAAGGTACTGACACCGAAATACTCCACTGTACCAAAGTCGGCGAAGGCTTCCATCATTGCCAGCGCCACCCCGGTAAGAATGGCAGGCCGGGCCATAGGCACGGCCACTTTTATAAAATATCCGGTCGGGCCCAGCCCGGCGGCCCGGCTCACTTCCAGCAGGCTTTGAGCCTGATCACGAAAGGCGTTACGGGCCAGCATAAACACGTAAGGATAGAGCACCAGGGTCAGCATCAACACCGCGCCGCCTAAGGATCTCACCTCAGGGAACCAATACTCACCGTAAGCCCAGCCGAACTGCTCACGCAACGCGCTTTGCAGTGGCCCGGCAAAATCCAGTAACCCGGTATAACAATAAGCGATAATATAGGCGGGCATGGCCATAGGCAGTAACAACAACCATTCAAATGCACTGCGACCGGCAAACTCATAATGATGACAGACCCAGGCCAGGGACGTGCCCAGTATCAGTGTGCCGATCCCCACGCCAAATGCCAGCAACAGGCTGTTACTGATATAATCCCAGAGTACGGTTTCAGAAAGGTGCTGCCAGATAGCCCATTGTGGCTGCAGCAAACTCAGCATCACCACAATAACAGGCAGGGCCAGCAACAAGGCTGGCCCTAAAGACGCCAGACGCCAGAGACTGGCCGATCCGGCATTAAAATTTGATGCTGACTGCAAAAGTAATCCTGTTTAACACATCACGGGATGAAATTATTTCCAACCGGCCTTATCCATGAGCACCAGCGCCTCGCTGTTTAACTCACCCACACGCTGCAGTGGGATGTTCTCGGCTTTAAAATCACCAAACTGTTTCAGCACGGCACTTTGCTCCACGCCGTCTAAGATCGGATATTCACCATTATGCTCCGCATACCAGGCTTGGGCTTCTTCGGTCAGCATAAATTCCAGCAGGGCTTTGGCCTCTTGTTTATTCGGAGCATGACGGGCAACGCCTGCACCGGAGATATTCACATGGGCGCCCCGGTTATCCTGATTAGGCCAGAACACTGCCACTTTTTGTGCCGCTTCCACCTGAGAGTTGTCGCTGTCGGTCAGCATGCCTGCCAGATAGTAGGTGTTGGCAATGGCGATGTCGCATTGGCCTGCTGCAACCGCCTTAATCTGGTCTCTGTCTCCACCTTTAGGCGGGCGGGCAAAATTTTTCACCAGACCCTTTGCCCATTCCAGGGTTTGCTCTTCACCCATCTGCTCGATCAATGCCGCAACCATCGACTGGTTGTAAATGTTGCTGGAAGAGCGGATGCAGATGCGTCCTTTCCACTTGTCCGCGGTCAGGTCTTCTATATCACTGAGTTCATCGGCGCTGACACGGTCTTTCGAGTACATCACAGGTCTGGCCCGCATGGTCAGGGCGAACCATTGGTTATCAGCATCTCTTAACCTTGCAGGCACTTTTTCACCCAGTACATGCGAATCGACGCTTTGCAACAACTGTTGCGACTTGGCCCGTTGCAAACGGCCAACATCGGTAGTGACCAGTACGTCTGCGGGACTGAATTTGCCCTCTGAGTCCATACGGGAAATCAGCGCATCGGCGTTACCGGTGATCAGATTGACCTCAATTCCGGTCTGCGCACTGAATTTATCCAAAACTGGTTTTATCAGGGCCTCTTTGCGGGCTGAATAGACATTCACCTCTGCACTTTGTGCAGGTAAAGCGAGTACAACCAAAGACAAAAGTACGAAACTGGTCACTTTATACATAACATTCCTTACCGACGGTATGCTGTCTGAAGACGCATTTTAATGTTTAAGAGGGTAACAATGCTAACCTACTTGAGAACAATTCTCAATAACAACTAATGGGTAGTTTAAATGTTGACAGTGCCCCTGTTAATCAGATTCAGCGCTTACTCTCATACATATAGTACTGACATTCCTGCATACCCAGCTTCTCATAGGTTTGCTGGGCCGCCTGATTGTCTTTTTCCACATACAGACGGAATCCACAGACATTGCCCTGTTCTTTAGCCATTTGCTGTACGCGGCTGTACAGGCCGGCATAAATTCCCTGACGCCGAGCCGAGGGGCTCACATAGACGCTTTGAATCCACCAGAACAAAGCGTTGCGCCAGTCGCTCCACTCAAAGGTCACTGCCAGACTGCCGAGTATTTGACCGCCCTGCTCTGCCACCAGATAAAAACCGTATTCAGGGTGCATCAATAACCCCTTCACCCCTTGTGTCAGTGTGTCTGCATCCAGCATTTTGCCTTCGGTTTCTTGTGCCATGGCCTGGTTAAAGGACACCAGTGCAGCTAAATCCTCTATTTTTGCCTGACGCAGTGTCATCTCAGTCATTCCGCTTTCCTTCCTCGCCTTTGCCGGGCTCTGAACCACATAAAGACCGGATTCTATCCCATTGAAAGGCTATAAAAAACAGCCTCTGTCGTTTAATATGCAAAGCATGTATTCCATTTGAATCGAGACCA comes from Lacimicrobium alkaliphilum and encodes:
- a CDS encoding PAS domain-containing methyl-accepting chemotaxis protein, whose protein sequence is MKNNGPVTQIEEPFPEHANILSTTQPDGKITYVNDDFIRISGFDEQELLGQNHHIVRHPDMPPDVFRIFWNTLKNGSSWMGIVKNRCKNGNHYWVDAFASPISKDGSVAEYQSVRRKASPDFVHRAEGLYKKIFAGKRLKESMNALSLPVRFALAISLPLLLPVAALLLQAPLAIILFKLALAGVLAVAGVLYFYRPLKGCVERAKNIISDDLARYVYTGRRDEAGQILLAFKALESEAAALIGRIDNMSGVLSSGASTLSSAVSQSKQGTLRQFEETEQVATAIEQMSASIESVATNSAESAASAAKSLDEASRSQQVVEQNAQSIEALKTQLSEVSDVISEVAASSEDIASILDVIIGIAEQTNLLALNAAIEAARAGESGRGFSVVADEVRSLANRTQHSTGEIRNVIDRLQQGVKSAVDGMAAGQKMALSGAQQSRLTADALERMLISISQISDMSAQITEAVTQQSEVAEEINRSVTVIREMSQENLSGVEDSEKTSIELMQITRKLDELTGQFWINQQRR
- a CDS encoding MFS transporter; the encoded protein is MKPADIYQLIDAEHEGRACKDLDDKACDQVPGNFLVITACLVLTKLGDLLASPKIVLTWLLGSIGAPAAIISMLVPIRESGSLIPQLAIGAWVRRHPKRKAFWLIGSLIQGVAVTCMALAIWVLAPVQAGIAVLLLLVIFSLARGMCSVTIKDIQGKTIPKQRRGRLSGIATTVSGLITVVISLAFFAGSEDPTVTFYNLLLILAGLLWIFATVIFMLVEEQPGETSGGKNAIKEGWKNLSLMKTDTDFRHFVISRALLMGSALASPFILLLAQQKASSPGLFASFLLASSLGASLSASIWGFMADTSSRQVMFRGGLIAALCCLGLFAVEILIQDPNLYLYAVFYFVLSVAHSGVRIGRQTYLVDMAGGVKRTDYVSVSNSLIGVLLLLFGALTSLIASYSLPAVVLILGISGLLGAISTWNMKEVER
- a CDS encoding TerB family tellurite resistance protein, which translates into the protein MITKLKSWLQDNLKQQPENDNALELDLATAVLYCEVIRADNELDKQEQDLMQSMLVSQFQISEQQARELIHSSGDEAKHAADLVSFTRLVNERCDAQQKNLILENLWQLAYADDHLDPHEEHIIRRIADLLYLPHSQFIQAKLKVQENLDS
- a CDS encoding EAL domain-containing protein, whose amino-acid sequence is MRPCDSCDCDAPLEFSIAMAFQPIVDVENETIFAHEALVRGENGEGAWEILSRVNENNRYSFDQTCRTTAIRIASELGCQQRLSINFLPNAVYEPEACLQFTLKAAKKYNFPREKIIFEVTEHERVDSEKIVDIFRTYQNKGFLTAIDDFGEGFAGLNLLAQFQPDIIKLDMQLIRNIHNDKAKQAILKGILLTSELLEITVLGEGVETREEFDYLKDQGLRYMQGYFLARPQFMQLATIEDVLKNIYDH
- a CDS encoding NAD(P)/FAD-dependent oxidoreductase, with protein sequence MGAPLIRTQDEQTINLLDELDIAGVARRWHVTAADCYQPHSTTPNVQVQSTDDSFYVFTPGMNAACRYWLQGSKLITSARISHLQQTTAGWLLWDQQQGQYGTFDWVIVTAPWPQAQLLLAEHYAGLPPQAESHWLACRAVAMQFAQPVSHDTELVYLHNSPLQLLVCDSAKPGRQQQSGQTWVAHFSHAASTEHQNSDDNSWSESACAQMAAVFGQVNLKPQHSYQHYWRYARLSHQGTLPGMLSDPALKLAAAGDWSFGGSIPSAIKAATGLHSQLAQIL
- a CDS encoding FAD-dependent oxidoreductase translates to MAKIAVIGAGVTGSLLAHKLSQDGHTVTVLEKSRGRGGRCTTKRTHWDSLIWARP
- a CDS encoding S1/P1 nuclease; protein product: MNPGLHKCILLIQLFVIVWAGHVSAWGEKGHRAVALAAYEKLQPQAKEQVGSLLAIKGFDSLADAAVWPDLVRDTKQPEFSHTGPWHYVNLSLSASTFERSRDCPDNCAVSALEQMQAQLKGSDRQQRVEALAFIVHIVADLHQPLHVGYGYDRGGNDYSLRVGKEDFSLHYYWDVYVLKNTGNARQLARHLSSRLTQPQIKRQQVAAVSQWLYESHAITRRIYARKPKTISESQYQQDQKQALEQLTLAAARLAYLLNNQL
- a CDS encoding ABC transporter ATP-binding protein; its protein translation is MLELQKIAIAYQQQQVVKAFDLELEAGEIGCLLGPSGCGKTSVLRAIAGFEPVKEGAILLHERMVSKPNKSLAPEKRRVGMVFQDFALFPHLTVEQNIAFGLGKWPGTERKQRITELLELVELTGYADRYSHALSGGQQQRVALARAMAPRPDILLLDEPFSSLDSELRESLASQVRAILKHEKITALMVTHDRAEAFAMADKLGVMSQGRMLQWGTPDQLYHLPDNKVVADFIGKCTFLSARVTGERTVESALGTLDCGYPLQAEIDTLAELMIRPHQLRFNGQSGVKAQICDRVFRGADFLYQLQLENGEQLFCAAPVEINYPQGQWVGIELCLTRPVLFPVQQNGELA
- a CDS encoding ABC transporter permease, which translates into the protein MLSLLQPQWAIWQHLSETVLWDYISNSLLLAFGVGIGTLILGTSLAWVCHHYEFAGRSAFEWLLLLPMAMPAYIIAYCYTGLLDFAGPLQSALREQFGWAYGEYWFPEVRSLGGAVLMLTLVLYPYVFMLARNAFRDQAQSLLEVSRAAGLGPTGYFIKVAVPMARPAILTGVALAMMEAFADFGTVEYFGVSTFTTGIFRTWFGLGNAQAAAQLSALLTTFVLLLLLLERGSRSKIKYYYQGQKHHPQKRLATTPLLSALLLLFCLVVLAAGFLIPLFMLINWVWMTGAGQFDGHFMTLMWNSFGLALAAACLVLILALLFAYGRRLRPDALVKVPVTLASMGYAIPGTVIAVGVMLPLAWFDKSLDALMQTWFGVSTGLLFSGTVFALLLAYAVRFLAVSLHQVETGLERIKPSMDQAGLSLGVGPLKSLQRIHLPMMKASLLSAILLVFVDVLKELPATLILRPFNFDTLAVRTYELASDERLSDAALPALSILVAGILPVIILARAMNRDPR
- a CDS encoding Fe(3+) ABC transporter substrate-binding protein yields the protein MYKVTSFVLLSLVVLALPAQSAEVNVYSARKEALIKPVLDKFSAQTGIEVNLITGNADALISRMDSEGKFSPADVLVTTDVGRLQRAKSQQLLQSVDSHVLGEKVPARLRDADNQWFALTMRARPVMYSKDRVSADELSDIEDLTADKWKGRICIRSSSNIYNQSMVAALIEQMGEEQTLEWAKGLVKNFARPPKGGDRDQIKAVAAGQCDIAIANTYYLAGMLTDSDNSQVEAAQKVAVFWPNQDNRGAHVNISGAGVARHAPNKQEAKALLEFMLTEEAQAWYAEHNGEYPILDGVEQSAVLKQFGDFKAENIPLQRVGELNSEALVLMDKAGWK
- a CDS encoding GNAT family N-acetyltransferase, with the translated sequence MTLRQAKIEDLAALVSFNQAMAQETEGKMLDADTLTQGVKGLLMHPEYGFYLVAEQGGQILGSLAVTFEWSDWRNALFWWIQSVYVSPSARRQGIYAGLYSRVQQMAKEQGNVCGFRLYVEKDNQAAQQTYEKLGMQECQYYMYESKR